Proteins encoded within one genomic window of Anastrepha ludens isolate Willacy chromosome 4, idAnaLude1.1, whole genome shotgun sequence:
- the LOC128859724 gene encoding uncharacterized protein LOC128859724, giving the protein MQLRRCIWTVLMVVILHITSTTPIPFRSDDYFYLDPDTEDDMDYMQSADFADADYRPNESESDYVMYPRSAETTTECETEPSKNTEGHTHSPHGPVPTTCIAIIPGATTKPPGHISEKPSAQQGKPDQPTSTIQPAQPHQPTQPPHNQLPSPTPAPLVPPTTSKQASNKTSSMEAETTTCLPEEEPTQKSTPPHSVEATTCMTVKGGAGGANASLEDMIMPTNSLNPATSLTDQEGKTRALHSLVQHLYVAQARVQLEAIEIKKAQAVANSAQQQLEEAANHVRSVTAALQNAQQEVASAAIRAQTAQLQLAAHDQLLFAARQDVDALSSQMVGLQAAEGISVPTVKFDIGSLLDKLKQPLTAAERPTAVPPVLAMQELPPADPAPLYVDYDYD; this is encoded by the exons ATGCAACTGAGGCGCTGCATATGGACTG TACTTATGGTGGTGATTTTGCACATTACAAGTACAACTCCAATACCGTTTCGTAGTgacgattatttttatttggaccCCGATACGGAGGATGATATGGATTATATGCAGAGTGCGGACTTCGCGGATGCAGACTATCGCCCAAACGAATCTGAATCTGACTATGTTATGTATCCGCGTTCAGCCGAAACAACAACAGAATGTG AGACCGAACCGTCAAAAAATACCGAAGGGCACACACACAGCCCACATGGTCCCGTGCCAACTACATGCATAGCTATTATACCGGGTGCAACTACAAAGCCTCCAGGGCATATTAGTGAAAAGCCGTCTGCTCAGCAAGGGAAGCCAGATCAACCAACATCCACGATACAACCAGCACAACCACATCAGCCAACGCAACCGCCCCATAATCAGCTTCCTTCACCTACACCAGCTCCTTTGGTACCACCTACAACGTCTAAACAGGCATCGAATAAAACGTCTTCGATGGAAGCCGAAACGACTACATGTTTACCAGAAGAAGAGCCGACACAAAAGTCAACACCACCGCATTCAGTGGAAGCGACCACTTGTATGACGGTGAAGGGTGGAGCGGGCGGAGCAAATGCCTCCCTTGAGGACATGATAATGCCAACAAATTCCTTAAATCCGGCAACCTCGCTCACAGATCAGGAGGGCAAAACGCGCGCACTACACTCACTTGTACAGCATTTGTATGTAGCGCAGGCGCGAGTCCAGCTTGAGGCAATTGAAATTAAGAAAGCTCAAGCGGTGGCGAATTCGGCACAACAACAGCTCGAGGAGGCGGCAAATCATGTGCGTAGTGTGACGGCGGCACTGCAAAATGCTCAGCAAGAGGTGGCTTCGGCGGCGATACGGGCGCAAACGGCCCAACTGCAACTGGCGGCACACGATCAGTTGTTATTTGCGGCACGACAAGACGTCGATGCTCTCTCGTCACAAATGGTCGGGTTACAGGCAGCCGAAGGCATATCAGTGCCGACGGTGAAGTTCGATATAGGTAGTCTGTTGGACAAGCTGAAGCAGCCACTAACAGCTGCAGAGCGGCCGACTGCCGTGCCGCCAGTGTTAGCTATGCAAGAGCTGCCTCCGGCCGATCCTGCGCCATTGTATGTTGACTATGATTACGATTAA